A stretch of Halosimplex halophilum DNA encodes these proteins:
- a CDS encoding cobalt-precorrin-4/precorrin-4 C(11)-methyltransferase has product MTDPQAAIDAEAARRATERDARVADHTAGEVQEGIPFIGAGPGDPGLLTVTGKELVQGADLVVHAGSLVNSELLDEYCDDAEQVSSIGKDLEELVPLMRDAYGDGREVVRLHSGDPAVYGAAVEQMDALEHEGVPTYVVPGVTSAFAASATLRTQLTLNGVANHVAFTRPQGETLDPEDDHIGEFVGMGDVTTCIYLGTHAVAETMDRLVEAGHDPDTPVAVVYHASWPDEDVIEGTIGTIGDRLEEAGYRASAMVVVGDAARKAGYERSYLYDGWASGGGADGSGDDTTQEADD; this is encoded by the coding sequence GTGACCGACCCCCAGGCGGCCATCGACGCCGAGGCAGCCCGGCGAGCGACCGAGCGCGACGCCCGCGTCGCGGACCACACCGCGGGGGAGGTCCAGGAGGGGATCCCGTTCATCGGCGCCGGCCCCGGCGACCCCGGACTCCTGACGGTCACGGGCAAGGAACTCGTCCAGGGGGCGGACCTGGTCGTCCACGCGGGGTCGCTGGTCAACAGCGAACTCCTCGACGAGTACTGCGACGACGCCGAGCAGGTCTCGTCCATCGGCAAGGATCTGGAGGAACTGGTCCCGCTGATGCGCGATGCCTACGGGGACGGCCGCGAAGTCGTGCGACTGCACAGCGGCGACCCCGCCGTCTACGGCGCGGCCGTCGAGCAGATGGACGCGCTGGAACACGAGGGGGTGCCGACCTACGTCGTCCCGGGCGTCACCTCGGCGTTCGCCGCCAGCGCGACGCTACGGACCCAGTTGACCCTCAACGGCGTGGCCAACCACGTCGCGTTCACCAGACCCCAGGGGGAGACGCTGGACCCGGAGGACGACCACATCGGCGAGTTCGTCGGGATGGGCGACGTGACGACCTGCATCTACCTGGGGACCCACGCCGTCGCCGAGACGATGGACCGCCTGGTCGAGGCGGGCCACGACCCCGACACGCCCGTCGCGGTCGTCTACCACGCCTCCTGGCCGGACGAGGACGTGATCGAGGGGACCATCGGCACCATCGGCGACCGCCTGGAGGAAGCGGGCTACCGCGCCTCGGCGATGGTCGTCGTCGGCGACGCCGCCCGGAAGGCCGGCTACGAGCGCTCCTACCTCTACGACGGGTGGGCATCGGGCGGGGGCGCGGACGGGAGCGGCGACGACACGACCCAGGAGGCTGACGACTGA
- the cbiG gene encoding cobalt-precorrin 5A hydrolase, which translates to MSTDSDDTTDADASSGTNDTAESNGSSGHCSTPDSDGEVAEDIAIIAFERKMDTAEDIVDGIGDRYESVEILEYHGDVFEEYWGEYDCFVGLMASGIAMRKTAGLLDDKWDDPAIVVVDEELTWAIPITGGHHGANQVADDLASMGAVPAMTTASEAADEQGVEKRAKALDAHVVNGDSTVATNLAVLDDELGPVERLVGPKAVLVEDDVTVLKRNRDADDGGVVLGTGTVSGVDADQVVDAWERALTDLDLTVEDVAFVATGTRKEGEDGLHEAADRIGAGVVAFEKETLERFEGPSPSRSKELIGWPGIAEASAIAGGRDHELAREKERFDDAVTVAVGR; encoded by the coding sequence ATGAGCACCGACAGCGACGACACGACCGACGCGGACGCATCGAGCGGCACGAACGATACGGCCGAATCGAACGGGTCGAGCGGCCACTGTTCGACCCCCGACTCCGACGGTGAGGTGGCCGAAGACATCGCCATCATCGCCTTCGAGCGCAAGATGGACACCGCGGAGGACATCGTCGACGGCATCGGCGACCGCTACGAGTCCGTCGAGATCCTGGAGTACCACGGCGACGTGTTCGAGGAGTACTGGGGCGAGTACGACTGCTTCGTCGGGCTGATGGCCAGCGGCATCGCGATGCGCAAGACGGCGGGCCTACTCGACGACAAGTGGGACGACCCCGCCATCGTCGTCGTCGACGAGGAACTGACGTGGGCCATCCCCATCACGGGCGGCCACCACGGCGCCAACCAGGTCGCCGACGACCTCGCCTCGATGGGCGCGGTGCCGGCGATGACCACCGCCAGCGAGGCCGCCGACGAGCAGGGCGTCGAGAAGCGGGCCAAGGCCCTCGACGCCCACGTCGTCAACGGCGACTCGACGGTCGCGACGAACCTCGCCGTGCTGGACGACGAACTCGGTCCCGTCGAGCGACTCGTCGGGCCGAAGGCAGTGCTCGTCGAGGACGACGTGACCGTGCTGAAGCGCAACCGGGACGCCGACGACGGCGGTGTCGTCCTCGGCACCGGCACGGTGTCGGGCGTCGACGCCGACCAGGTGGTCGACGCCTGGGAGCGCGCGCTCACGGACCTCGACCTCACCGTCGAGGACGTTGCATTCGTCGCCACGGGCACCCGCAAGGAAGGCGAAGACGGTCTCCACGAGGCGGCCGACCGGATCGGCGCGGGCGTCGTCGCCTTCGAGAAGGAGACGCTGGAGCGCTTCGAGGGGCCGTCCCCGTCGCGCTCGAAGGAGCTGATCGGCTGGCCCGGCATCGCCGAGGCGTCGGCCATCGCCGGCGGCCGCGACCACGAACTCGCCCGCGAGAAGGAGCGGTTCGACGACGCCGTGACCGTGGCGGTGGGGCGGTAG
- a CDS encoding cobalt-factor II C(20)-methyltransferase, protein MTLYGVGLGPGDADLVTVRGREVLEAADVVYSPGRLSRSVATEHVSEERVGDVDFPMTRDEDELRRAWRAAAAEIAPRARDGTAAFVTLGDPNVYSTFGHLRRTLDAFHPDVAVETVPGVSAVTAFTTALDVEVTAGASLALREAARGAAPTGPDRMVLFKVTDAPATHEQLTEAGYDVVFGRRLYMEQGETVVTADPGEIDDRDYYTLAYAEKRDLDDESATAAFADAEDPTGEVRTDGGVPGGDLDRDDASGDDRRPVELVELAEGESGGDAFPGEVAR, encoded by the coding sequence GTGACGCTGTACGGCGTCGGGCTCGGGCCCGGCGACGCCGACCTCGTGACCGTCCGCGGGCGGGAGGTCCTCGAAGCGGCGGACGTGGTCTACTCGCCGGGGCGGCTCTCGCGGTCGGTGGCGACCGAACACGTCTCCGAGGAGCGGGTCGGCGACGTGGACTTCCCGATGACCCGCGACGAGGACGAACTCCGGCGCGCCTGGAGGGCGGCGGCCGCCGAGATAGCGCCCCGCGCTCGCGACGGCACCGCCGCCTTCGTCACGCTGGGCGACCCGAACGTCTACTCGACGTTCGGCCACCTCCGGCGGACGCTCGACGCCTTCCACCCCGACGTGGCCGTCGAGACGGTCCCGGGGGTCAGCGCCGTCACCGCGTTCACGACGGCGCTGGACGTCGAGGTGACGGCGGGTGCGAGCCTGGCGCTCCGGGAGGCCGCCCGCGGCGCCGCCCCGACCGGCCCCGACCGCATGGTCCTGTTCAAGGTGACCGACGCGCCTGCGACTCACGAGCAACTGACCGAGGCGGGATACGACGTGGTGTTCGGCCGCCGCCTCTACATGGAGCAGGGCGAGACGGTCGTCACGGCGGACCCGGGCGAGATCGACGACCGGGACTACTACACGCTCGCCTACGCCGAGAAGCGCGACCTCGACGACGAGTCCGCGACCGCGGCGTTCGCCGACGCCGAGGACCCGACGGGTGAGGTCCGCACCGACGGCGGCGTGCCGGGCGGGGACCTCGATCGGGACGACGCGAGCGGCGACGACCGCCGGCCGGTCGAACTGGTGGAACTGGCCGAGGGCGAGTCCGGCGGCGACGCGTTCCCCGGGGAGGTGGCCCGGTGA
- the cbiT gene encoding precorrin-6Y C5,15-methyltransferase (decarboxylating) subunit CbiT codes for MAQVSLPHDAKAGPTKREVRAVLLDRLDLGPADHFAEVGSCTGAVTVEAARRAGRVTALERKPDRLETTRKNLAANDAADGVTLRAAEAPEGLPDDADALFLGGSRNYGAVLDRAVETGVDRVVMNVSRLEVAGAATEAFRERDLLAEVVQFQVSHGYDLAGATSFDADNPVYMLVGGVDVSDDESGGTDGSGDGGPQ; via the coding sequence ATGGCACAGGTATCGCTGCCACACGACGCGAAGGCCGGCCCGACCAAGCGGGAGGTCAGGGCCGTCCTGCTCGACAGACTCGACCTCGGGCCGGCCGACCACTTCGCGGAGGTCGGTTCGTGTACCGGCGCCGTCACGGTCGAGGCGGCGCGGCGCGCCGGGCGGGTCACCGCGCTCGAACGGAAGCCCGACCGGCTCGAGACCACGAGGAAGAACCTCGCCGCCAACGACGCGGCCGACGGCGTGACCCTCCGGGCGGCCGAAGCCCCCGAGGGGTTGCCCGACGACGCCGACGCCCTCTTTCTCGGCGGGAGCCGAAACTACGGGGCGGTCCTCGACCGCGCGGTCGAGACCGGGGTCGACCGCGTCGTCATGAACGTCTCGCGGCTCGAAGTCGCGGGCGCCGCCACGGAGGCGTTCCGCGAGCGCGACCTGCTGGCGGAGGTCGTCCAGTTCCAGGTGAGCCACGGCTACGACCTGGCCGGCGCGACGAGTTTCGACGCGGACAACCCGGTGTACATGCTGGTCGGCGGCGTCGACGTGTCGGACGACGAGAGCGGCGGCACCGATGGCTCCGGGGACGGAGGGCCACAGTGA
- a CDS encoding DUF7839 domain-containing protein — translation MPNDAADPEEFGVLRSKRNATRYQILVEIAERQPAVNQQEIADAIGITAQAVSDYLQDLVEHGYVEKHGRGRYEVTKEGVDWLISQTDELRHFVQHVSEEVIGQVEVETAIATTEIDEGETVSLTMRDGVLRAMSGDAGSATAVAVTDAEPGRDVGITNFDGVVDYDLGSVTIVSVPQVQNGGSSAVDTERVVELAGDHDLLAVGGAEAVAVAEATDLDPDIRFGSPAAVREAAAKGLDILLLASTELVSAHTDKLRDQNLSYEVVDPAEA, via the coding sequence ATGCCGAACGACGCGGCCGACCCGGAGGAGTTCGGGGTGCTCCGGAGCAAGCGCAACGCCACGCGGTACCAGATCCTGGTCGAGATCGCCGAGCGCCAGCCGGCGGTCAACCAGCAGGAGATCGCCGACGCGATCGGGATCACCGCCCAGGCGGTCAGCGACTACCTCCAGGACCTGGTCGAGCACGGGTACGTCGAGAAGCACGGACGCGGCCGGTACGAGGTGACCAAGGAGGGCGTCGACTGGCTCATCTCCCAGACGGACGAACTGCGCCACTTCGTCCAGCACGTCTCCGAGGAGGTCATCGGGCAGGTCGAGGTCGAGACGGCGATCGCCACGACCGAAATCGACGAGGGCGAGACCGTCTCGCTGACGATGCGGGACGGCGTCCTGCGGGCGATGTCCGGCGACGCCGGGAGCGCGACCGCGGTCGCGGTGACGGACGCCGAGCCCGGTCGGGACGTGGGGATCACGAACTTCGACGGCGTGGTCGACTACGACCTGGGGTCGGTGACGATCGTCTCGGTCCCGCAGGTCCAGAACGGCGGGAGTTCGGCGGTCGACACCGAGAGGGTCGTCGAACTCGCCGGGGACCACGACCTGCTGGCGGTCGGCGGGGCCGAGGCCGTCGCCGTCGCCGAGGCGACCGACCTCGACCCCGACATCCGGTTCGGGAGCCCCGCGGCCGTCCGGGAGGCCGCCGCGAAGGGACTGGACATCCTGCTGCTCGCGTCGACGGAGCTGGTCTCGGCGCACACCGACAAACTCCGCGACCAGAACCTCAGCTACGAGGTCGTCGACCCGGCGGAGGCCTAG